ATCTGCCTGAGTCTTCTTTAAAGTTAAGGTTAAGGGCGAAAAACGGCTCAGGAGAGGAAGAGCGCAAATATTTATAGATCCTATAAAGATTCTATTGATGTTTGCTTGTTCTACAACAGCCTCATCCTGGACTTTCCCTATGTGTCCAATGGTTTGGCAGTTTGGCAGATTGGTATTTCATTGTCAACACTCACCCATCTGCCATCACCTGGAATGGGAGCAGCATCCACATCTCCGTCGACGGAGGGCAGCACACATCGTTTGCATTTCTGTTGATTTTGGCGCAATGACACGCAGCTCGTTACAGTTGCCGCCTTGCTGCTCCTGGCCCCGGCCTGTTGTCCATTTCCCTCCAGGTCCCTGTCCCCACCCTACTTCGAAAGTTTTGCGCATCAGCTACGAGGAGCCCAATACATGAGTCCCTGTGCGACTGGAGAGCTTATGTCCTGTCAGCTCTGCATTGGGAATGTCGTGAGAGGACAAACAGGAGAGTATAAGGAATGTCTGGGTGAGCGAGTGTGAAGAAGGTTTTCACTGTTTATGGCGCATTAACCTAGCGAGGGTCAGCTCTGAAAGAATCTCTTTGAACGATGTTTAAACACAACTTCACTCCTTCATCCACTTGTTGGTTGACTGGAAAGGTCTTTGCAAGTTAAGCTGAAGTCAGTACTCAGAAGTTGTTTCCATCGTTGCTGGCAGTTAAATTTAATTATGATGCCCAAAAGCAGACCTTCAGTTTCTCTACCCACCATCAATTGCCTGTAACTGGAGCCGGGAGTTGGGGATGGAGCCATAGGCCGGCAATAGTCGGTTAATGATGTGTGGAGATGTTCATTATAGCCCTTGTGGACGTGACCATTGAGGGCCATCCATTATCCTTTTGCTTATGTGCTGGTGCcgtagttaaaacaaaaagcaGGGCAACAAGTGGCGCACTTTGTTGAAACTTAATAGCTTGGCAGATACAGCGGCAGCACTGGAAGTTGTCTTTGCCTGGTCTTAGCCGCTTTGGACTGAAGTTTCCCATTTCCGGCGGATGTGACTCGCATAGTCACAGCCGGGGTTGGTAGCGCAACAAAGTTGCACATACATTAATGCAGGCAGCGTGCTGAGCCCACACCCGCTATTTCGTTCCCTTTCCTTCACTGTGCGAATGCCATTTAAATCGTTTTAATGATTGGCGGATTTGCATTTAAACGATCTTTGTCAGTCATAGAATTGTTCAACTGATATTTATACCGGACCCAAAATGGCAGTAGCACAGCCAGCAGTAGCACACATCGATATTCTGGGATGCGCAGttataaaaattattaaaatccAATTCGTATTCGCACATTTTTGGGCCATGACGTTAAAGTGAATTGGATGGGAACAGGACTGTCGCGTGTCGACGTGCACCAGCTCAGGTAAGCCATGGCGCCCAGCCATGTCGATTGTATATCAATCGATGGATGGAGAGAGCAAATTTTGGTGCCTCAGCTGGATTGTCGAGGGCTGGTTCACCGGGTGGAACCAATTGAGTGTTGAGTCACCAATTAGATGGGTCGAGAGATGTTCTATGAATACGAGGGACTAATGACATACATCAACAAACAATATTCCATTCTTTGGGGTGCCAAAAGGGTGAATTATCACTTTGAGCGGTTGCCCCGATACCGATGACTGTTTTGCTTACTTCCATATCTGCCGGTGGAGGCGTCCAAATGTTTCCCAGCAATTTGAGCATAATTAATTCAGGGCAAGCGCCCCAACTTGTTAATTATTCAGGCAGACAAATGTCTTAACTGACCAGCTGACTGAACCCGAATCCGAACCTGCACATAGAGTCGGACCCAGAGTAGCAACCACGACGAACATGTGCATCGCATTCCCTGATTTCCAATTTCTGCTGTTCCGAGCACTGGTGACTCTTGATGGCTGCGAAGATTTGCacagtacattgatttgcccCCATCTTATTTCCCCTTCCGTCCTCCACCGACTTCGTCACGTGCAAACAGCGAGGGGCCGACTCTGAATCATGCCTCGACGCTTTGttctatttttgtattatgtAAAATTTTCAGATATAATAATTTCTTATATTCGGCATGGCCAGACGATACTTAGGGTGGCTGGTCTTGTGCTGACTTGTGTGCGGTGCATGCGATAAAGAAGAAGAGCAGCTCAAGTAATCCACTCAGAGTGCCAACACCGCGCCACTGACCCTCCTTGTTGGGTGCTGCCCCATGTGGTGGCATCATTTGAGGGAACTAATCCTCGGCTGCAATGACAACTGCAATATGAAAGTTTATTTGCTCTGACGAATGAAAGGACATAAGCGGTATACTCCAAAAGTTGTTAATTGGTTTCTTGCTCTTCCTCTGATAAATTTGTTGTAATTCCATTGCAATTTGAATATGTATTGTGTATTGGACGGCACAAATGTAGTTGCATAGCAAGGTGGGTGGGGAACACTTCGGATATAATGACGATAGTAATTGACGCGGCTTTTGCGAATTAAAGCAACCCTTCATGCACAGCCACATCAAAAGCAACAATCCAGACTGGCGGTTACAGAGCCGCGCTTAATTGGCTCACTCAAGCACACGTCCTTTCGGCGTGGCTCCCTTTATTCAGTGCACTTGGGTCTTTATCATCAGGTTGTAAAAATACCCATAAAGAGCGCTATTAAATGGCTAAGTGATGTCAACACTAGGTGAGCTACACTATCCCTCACTACCAAATTCTGCACCGCACGTCGGTCGAGTTCATCCACTGGGATTTGCAATATGTCGCCAGCATATTCATCATGCCCCACACCTTAAACCCCCCCTCTTAATATGCCCCACCTCGGGAGGTGGAGGGTGCTGTCAAAATATTGACAATTGGTCTTTAGTTGGCGTGAAGGTCGACTGCACATTAACTGAACACTCATACAAGGACACGAGTCGCTCTAATGGAGACTCGCTCAGGGCTCTGAAAGTGGGGGTTGGATGAGGGTCCGTGTGACCGTAAGGGCGTGGTCGAGTAAATCGGCGACACTTTCGAGCCAACTTTTTGGCACATTGTTAGGTGGAGCTTGCGGGCGAAATTATCATTGCAATTATCTTCTAATTGAATGCTAATTTTAGGCCGCGGACCCCTTATGTTTGCCTGTGCCCCCGCCACTACGGACTTGCTAAAATCCCAGGCTGTTTACTGCTTCGTGACTTAGTTGAAATTTGGATAATCGAATCGGAATCAGATGTGTCTTGTGTTGACTTTGGCCAACTCTAGCCAAATGAAAAGCGGCTCTCGGCATCGACTCGGTTTCGGACCTGAATTTTGACATGTGCTGACGTCGTTGTCGATGGTGATGATGTTGACCGGGCTTTTGCTTACGGAATATTTATTGAAGCAATTGGGATGGATAGACACACATGACTAAATGTATCTGGTAGTGCCAGGTCGTACCAGAAGGGAAGGTGGAGACCTAATAAATCCTTCTCTGGCTGGGCGAACACTCGCCCACTCGTATGGAAGGCCATACGTGAGAACCCAACGTTAAGCCTTTGGAATTTGAAAAGTGGCTGAAATATAGCCCCAGACTCGTACTGTCCCCTGAGTGAAAGTTCAACGAAAGGGCGCGGTCATCTTTGATTATTCTCGGGCCCGTCCGCAAGTGCATTGTGTCTTTCACTGACTGAATGCAATACTGACCGAATGCACTGGCGTTTGGAGGCCTAACCGGAaacttttaatttaattaatttgtaCACAAAGGCGCAATCAACAGAAGGCGGTCTTCCAACCCGGTGTCTGGCCCCCGACACGCCCCCTCCTCCCACACTGTACGGACTGGCATGGGAATAGCGGTTACCAGCGCCGCGTGCATCTGCTAGATACCCGAAGTAGTAGTTTCAGATACTATATGTGTAtgtagatagatagatactcATAGATAGACCGCTTCTCACTGGCTGTTTGTCGAGATAGAGGGCTTTGATGTTCACTAGGTTTGCTCGGTTCGTTTCGACTCGTTTCGGTTCGAGAGCAATTCCGAAAATTTGCCATAATTCGGGCAGCGGGCAGGAACAAAGATGCGAGATTCGTCTTAATCGAATGCGAACTGCAGTTGGCTTTGACTTGGGGCTGGGCTGGGTTAGTATGGGACGGGATGGCGCAACAGGTGAACTCTGTTTATTGATGCAGTCATTTCGCTAATTCGTTTGTTCGAGATGATTTAATGGTCTGCCACTGACACGGCCAATGGGATTTGGAGGGCATGCGGAGGAGCTATGGATGAACCATTGGCCATTGGCGATATCTACCCTTTGCTCGGAAATGCGGTGCAAGCAACAGGTGAGGGATATACTCTGTCCGCGTGATATTGGTTCTTGGGTTAATTTTTAGTTCGGTTCGGGGTAGAGCGTAAACCTCATTTTGCCTGTGAGTTGGGCCGAATATGTACGAATCTTATTGATTTTTATTTGGCCCTTAGGGGCTTAGCATATGTTGTATACTTTTCCACTGCGAGCACATTTATATTATTTGGACAAATGCTCGGCAATAAAGAGTGCCATAAAGAAGCCCGCCGCAAATTGTTTACCCGAAGAAGCGAGAGACAAACTAGTTACCTGGAAACACGGGAATCGATCGCTGATCGACTTCTTCTGTGTGTATCACTTTTATGCTCCTTGCTCTTTGGCACTTTTGGAGGAGTCCCTTTGATGGGTTTGTTAGTTACTACTGCCTCTCGATAGGAAGACTGCACCCGGATCGGGACTTGATCGCACAGCACTAACACAGATAGCACCAACCGCTTCCAACAGCCACCAATAACCTGTTGCGCCTTGATaatctctctttttttttgtccgCGAAGGCGCTAATTCAATTGACACTTGTCGGCTACGGTGCCAATAAAAATTCGGATGGAAAACTTTTCCAAGCGCTTTAGTTTGGCATTTCATTGATATTCGCACTGAATTTGCTTATTAATTATTTCATGGCACTCGTGTTCAAATCCGAACCTAAATTCCAAATGAAAAATTCAAATGCGAAATTCTTCCGCGTTGGCCAACGCTCGACGGCAAAATGCGCGAACGTTTCGCATGGATTCGGATGCAGAGGCTCTGGGTAGCCAACCCTCCACCACACGCATGTCGGGCGGTGAGTAAGGGTGTGTGGTGTATTTTGCGGGAGTGAGGTGAGTTCGGACTATGGCTGCCCACCCACTGAGGCTCGCGTCATTGGCGACGCGGAAACAATCATAAAAAAGggagaaataaataaaatatgttGAGGTTTATGGTTTATGGCAGTCGCATTCGTGGTGAGATTTCCGTTTTCTATTTTGGGCCGATGTAAATCTTTCTTACACCCTCAGGGACACATAATTGAGACGTGGACATAAGCATATAAATATTTACTCTCAGTTCTGTGGTTCTTTGCCTGCTTAATGAATTTGAGTGGCCGCAAGAATTGACGGCACTTTCAATCAATCGACTCATTGAAATTGATGACCCACTGGTTGCCCCGGCGACAGGAGCCGAAAAGCTGAtcgaatcggatcggatcggattggGTGGAGGCACCAACTAGAGTGACATTGGAAACAAGGAGAAAAAAATGGAAGGGACTTGACTCAACATCAATGCGGATGTTGGCGTAAACGTGTCCAAGGGCACGCAGCCCCCACAATTATCATTTGGCCAAAATCAATTTGTGCGATTTTGTTGCTTTATGAGCTGCCATCTCTGTCAGCGCTCCCTCCCCTTCACATACCCCACTGCTTGCGAGCAGTTCATCAAAAAATTGTTGGCCGCATATTAATTGGCAGTCGTTGTTGCTACTGTTTCTGCTGTGAGCGATCGTATTGTATGTTATTAATGCCTTCATATACTGGAAATATCATTTTATTGACATTTGGCGCACGTGATACGCCTGCAGAGCTGGCCACTCTCGGGCACCTCCTCCGCCACCACATCCACTGTTTGATTATAGGTAAGTAAACACTCGCTGCTTTAAATGAGCAAACAACCTCAAACAGTGGCTCCCAGTGATtgctttgctgcttgctgATTGCAATCGGTGCGGCGTATAGCAGTCTTAACGGATTTGCGGGAGAGCTAGACACTGCTGCAACTGTCATCACTAAAACCATAAACACGTGCCGCACATTGAATGGTCATTTGCACGTCCATTTTTGGTTCTGGACGGAAATTTCGTCGGAATCGTGTCCATAGACATGACCGCACTAAGTTGGGCGGAATTCTCATAATAAATGAATtagttttcatttttgaaaatttaGTCGAGACTACATCGTTCTATTGCCAACATTGCCAACCATTGGGAAAAAGTTTTAATGAAACCACAAAAAGCTTCGTTGCCAACCttccattttattttgaaTATGTAAAAAGAATAAGACACATTGACATTCAAACGACAGTAGAATGTACATGTAGTATGTAGAATGGAAAATCGAAAAAACCCTCTATTTCCCGCTCAAATGTCGTATACGTGATTTGCAGTTAAACTTGAAGATCTTAAAACTATGGATCTGATCTACATGGCTCCATTCAAAACACAAGCCCATGGGAGGATACGAGGATGTGTTGGCTTCACAGTTATCGGCATTCAGTTGTATGAGTGAGAATGAATAAGTGCGCAAAACAAAATGAATGCGACTGAATAGAATCAAGCACTCGAATTATCCGTTTTTTTCATGCGTAATCTATGTATTCGTTCATtgcttgttttttgttttttattttccttACACACAGAAAGGCAACCAAAATTGAAAGGCTAGGGCGAAATCAGCTATTTTATAGAAGGTTTTGGCTATTTTAAAGCTAAATTTCTGTTAAAATTTGAAAATTGATACTAATGAAATGAAATCTGAATAtctaaaatatatatttaactatgttttgaaatatatttatacccgTTACTCAAACGAGAGGAGGGGTTTATTAGACTTGTGAGGAAAATAGATAGATAGAAATATGAAaagtttccgaccccataaccATGGGCATGGTTACCGTTTTTTGGTTATTAATGCAGACCTCTacattaattattattataatggTTAGAAAGATAAAAGTCATGGCAAATATCGCAGCATTACGAGTACTAGGCGGAAACACTgacttctggacgttacacacatccacttacaacacaaatctaatatacccctatactcattatgagtatcgggtataataacaaTAGTCTGTAGATAGgatatttaaatattatattatCCCTCACTAAACTGGCAATGAACTAGCTTTTCGTTTACTATGTGGATGTTTCCCGGGCACATGTAGACCACTCGGCTCCAACAATAGGAATCGGATATCGCAGCTTCCTCCCCTTCCTACGGCCAGTAAGAGCCAGATGGGAGGAGCACAGAGCGAATGTGGAAGAGTGAATGGGGTGGATACCGTTTAGTAATTGTCGCAGCTTGTGGGAACTGAGCGATGCACTCTTCAACGATTTCGCGTATTTAATTACTCTCTGCGGCCCCAACTGTTCCCAAACCCACCCCATTCCACAGGCTTGTCATGTTCGTTTGTATTGCATATCTATAACATATCCATTCCCTGCCAtctatacatacacatatgtacatgtgctATTTAAATATGGGCATTTCGTACCCAAGAGCTGAGCACTAAGCACATTTTAATTAATACGCAGCGCCTGGTCCGGGTCTGTGCTTCGGGACAgtttctggttctggttctggttgtTTGTCTGCTCGGGGGTCTAGTCTCAGTCTTCAGTGGGCCGCGAACGCGAAAGATGTGCGCCGAGGGCCGCGATTCGAGTCGGTGTAAATAGGGAACCGCTTTCAAGGTCTTGGGGACAGATTTTGTCAATcggcagagacagaggctTTGATTGTTTGGCGCCATGTGCTGTTGGTGTGCCCGAGTCTACTGGACGGTTCTGCACAACCTTTTTGCCCGCTTCCTCGGTAGTATCGAAGAGCAgaactgctgccgctgctgcgcCGGATACCAGCGTCAGGCGAGTGACGACGATGacgtcgatgtcgatgtcggcAAACAAGTTTCCGATACTGATGACGaaccacagcagcagccccagcgCGATTATGTCACTGCGGGTGAGTTCTCTCGGATTTCACGTGCTCTGGATGATCACTGATCACTCTCTACTTGAGCCGCAGATGATACAGAGGCAAACTACTCGGAAATCGAGGAGCACAACATCGAGACTGAGGCCTACTACTTCACAGTGGACCGTCCCATTGCTGAGCGAATGCTGGCCGGAAGGGAGGACGGTGCTTGCCTTGTGCGACCTTTCAAGACCACCGACGTCTGTATTAAATACATCGTGAGTATCTGCGTCGGCGACCAGTTTTACCATCTGTTCGTGCGACAGATAGACAGGAGGCAACGCTTCGCCATAGGACAGAAGAAGCTCCACGAGCGGATCTTTGCCTCTCCCCGCGAGATCGTCGACTTCTATTCCGAGCACCCACTGCTCTGCACCAATAAAAGCCAGAGTCAGTGCGTTCGTCTGACGCCTATCAGCTATGCTTAGATAGAGTTACTCTATTTTAAGTAAGAGTTGAAATATGTACAAATTGTGTAAAAGTATCTTAAGATAAGTTGGGTATGGTTTGTTCCGTCCCGGACCTCAGGTGGCCACTACTGCCTTGAAGGCGCACTGGTTATTCTGCATCAGGGCCGGCCAAAGGAAGGCCTTAATAAGGTCCGAGCGTCGGTCAGATTTCGGATGACGTTCGTGCTTCTCGGGCCGGAGGAAGCCTAAGTGGATTAAAACAAAATTTTAAGCGTATTATGATTAATATTAAACAAAATGTTCTTACCCAGATTGAAGTCCATGTCCAGATAATAGGGAGCCTTCTGGTTGATCATGCGCCAAGCCAGCCGTACACAGGCGCTCACATAATGAGTGAGTGGGGGACACGATTCCAGGCATGGGTACTCGTGAAGTGTGGATAAAACCTGGTTGAAGACGGACCGCTCAATCTCGCCTAGGGGAAAACTGTCTGTGGTCTCGTGCAGATGGTGGCGCACAGCCCGATCCAGGGCCAAGGTCGATTCGCTGCTGCTGTCTAGTGCGCAGTTAAGGACCCGGCGCACCTCCATCACTTTACGCTCCCGCATCGCGTGGCAAAGGCGGAAAGAAAGCTGTTCAACGAGAAGATTTTCAGTCATTAGAGGTGCTCTGCCCACTGATCCTGATCCAGTAAGGTGCGGTGTCATTCATCTCCAATCGAAAGTCATTCAACGAAAACAGGTCTTACCAGGAGTTCAGATCTGCTTCGCCGAAATAGTTTCTCGATCTGTGCGTGGCCGACGCCTGCAGCGTCACTTTCCCTGAGCTCGTTTTCTTCTGTAAAGTGCAATGAACATCACCATCGCAAGATCGATTTGGATAAATTGATATTTTGCAATACCAATTTGCTACCTGATAGGACCTGCATCTAATGGCCGTGAGCCTCTATCTCTAAACAAGGATTGGCAAGTATAAATTTAACGTTAATGCAGTCGCTGTGGCAGCAGTTTTAGAATTACTGTACTTCTTGCCAATGGAATGAGTTGTAATTAATTTAAATGTATCTGACCTCCAATGTAACTCATATGAATACTGTATTGAAAGTTTGAATTGCTAATTTGGTGATGGAACTCCGAGAATAAAGTTGTTTTTTTTCTAACACCCACAGCCATCTTCCATCAATCATTACTACGACCTATGCCAACTCCTAACAAGAGAGATAAGATCTACGATAATAAAGAAGATAATATAATAACGCTTAGGCAACAGGCGACATGCGGAATTTCTCTTTGTGTCACTGGCAATTGAAAGTTTTACTGACATTGAATTGGCAGTTTAATTTCCAATGATATGCCCCGATCGGCTTTATCTCAAAATATTATTTCGGCCACTTCTACCATCAATACCATATCATAACGGTACAGACATGTGCACCGTCAACCAAAAACCGGAATTTTAAACTTTTCCAGTGAGGGAAAGGAGACCTTGCCGCTACTTACCACGATCATGGAGAAGAGTATCTTTCCCTTTAGACTGTGCGCGTGCTTTAGCTGGGGAAGACTGTCCAACGCCTCTAGGGCATCTGCTCGGTTCTCTATGTACTGATTTCGATAGAGCGACACCATTTCACTGTGGAGCAAATAAAATCGTGGGCAGAGCCCCACACGTCAATAAGAGAGAGTTTGTATTTGACTTCGATGTGGGTGTAGACGCCATCGAAGCAGGTCAAGTATTAGAACACAGTAAGAGTACCTGCCGTCATCGCTGGCGGAGTCGTCCGAGTGGTAGCCATCGCTACAGCTGCTCCCACCGGCAGTCACGGGGACCTTTGCTATGGCCAGGGGACTTGGTGGAACGCTCTCCGGCCCCATCATGTGCAGGACGACCTCACATCCGCGCGAGAAGTTCATCAGGAGACCGGCGGCTGGGCGCTTCTCCACGTGGGCCTGCGCGTCTAGGCGCTTCACCTGTCCCACGCAGGAGAGGACTTCCTTGTCGTTCTCTACGCGGGTGCTGAGATTCTCGACGAGGGTTTGGAGTTGCTTTAGCGTGGGTTTGTCCAACATGGTCAGCAGCGTTTTGTTGTCTATCAGCCGCTGCTGGATGTCTCCGTAGTTGATGGCCAGGAGGCGCTGGTGGGAGGAATGGGCCGGATCCTGGTTGATCGTCACCATGCTCAGTTCCTCCAGCTTGTGTATAGCCATCTTATAGGTGTCCACGTGTCGCTGCAGCTCTGTCTTCAAAGCCACGTGCAGCGAGATGAGCTGCCCCGAGGCATCCGTGGTCAGCCCGTGCACCCCCAATCCCTGCACAGCGTTGTCGAAGTTGCGGCGCCGCTCGTGCAAGCTTTGTTGGAGATTGGGCTCGTATTGCGCCAGAGCCTGGAGCAGCTTGGTGCATCTCTGTCGCAGTCCGGACTCGTGGGGATTTGCAAAGAGCCGGACCAGCTGCCAAGCCACGGTCTCGCTAGGAACATCCGGCTTGGGAGTTGTGTTTAGGGTGGTCATCCTGTGATGGGGGAGGCGATTAAAATCTCACATCTTTGGTTAGCATCTTATTTACCTTGTGAAGAAGGACTCCAGCAAGTAGGCACTATGTGGCAGATGCTCCAGCAGCAGGTCGAGCGGCAGCTCGGCAATTACCGAGCGTAGGACAGAGGGACCCAACCTTCCGACGACTCCTGCGGCTTCGCGGTACTGTCTTCCCTCGGAAAGAAGCATCAGGCGGCGTAGAACCTGCCTCGGGCTAGTGAGGAACTCGCGTCCATCCCGCGAGGGGCCACGAATGCGTTCCCTGCTGTCTGCCATTGGACCGGCAGAGAGAGACAAGGCCGGAGACTTGAGAGGCAGGTGCGACTGCAGGACAGCTTCCTGGTGGTTCTTTAGCAGGAGCTGTTTCCTGTCCGTAGTAGGGTGCGTACTGTCAGTTACTCTCTCTGTGATCGAGGCTTATGGGTTAATGGAATGTGGTTTgtacagatgcagatgcagatgccgATGCGAAGGCAAAGCCtgagatgcagatgcagatacagaagCGATGCGAGAGCGGTGGGACTGCTTACAGCATGTTGGGAGTCGGATCCATGGGCAAAGGCAGTTGAACAACTCCGGGCTCCGTTTGTTGGTGTTCGGTGTAAGTCTTCGTGTGTATGTCTCGCTGAAAAGCAAGGCACAATGCCGCAATTATTTATTAACGAATAGGAAAACCTCTGCGGCAAGAATTCGCGCAAAAACAACTGGCACTTTCTCCGCTGAACTGGACTGGGGATCAGGCAGGGCACATAATTTATCATAAGTTAAGACGCCACGCATAACCACGTTCAAGAAAAACAACTCCCGAGTCTTGGCAATTGTCGAGGAAGCAGCACAATCCCAAAGAGCTGACAGCTATGTGGGAGTTTCCATTTCAAATATGACAACTAGGAAAACACTGACAGGTCCCAGGGAAGGCCACTTTCCTTAAGGCAACGCGGCGTATTCGAGGAATCTCTTAGGAAAATACCTTTCATAGTGCCCTTTGGCAGACGATACCAGACAATGAATCCAAACTAAATCATGTTGAAATTATATCAGGTGAAACTaaaaaaatttcaagtttGTACGTTGAAACATACTTTGGGCAACTGCATGTTTACTTTTACTGCTATTGCCTCCTCTTCTTTTCACTCTATCCACCCCACTCCACTGCATTTGGGTACAGCCGTTTACATGGGGAATCGGACACACCGGACCGCTAGAGCGGTGGAGCCGAACCGACGGCAGCAGAGAAAATGTTTGGCTTCTCAAGAACTGAAAATTTTATACCTTACCACCAACTCCCTGGAAAGCAGCCAACCACAAAAGCAAGTGAGTGAGTAAGTAAAAAGTGGCTGGGCAGTGGAGGTGACAGTGACCCACCCAAAGAGTTCAGACAACGTGCATTACCGGCTTAACGGACAGTTAGACGCCTTTATTGAAGGCCAGTCTGGGACAGACCGGTGGAGAGCGGAGGAACCCTTGTTTCGGCTTTGTTCCAAGTGCGCTTTGGCAATACTTTCCGTTATAGGAGCAGAGGTGTGCCAGCCTCGGAAAGAATGTTCCAAGGTTCGACTTGGGTCTTTCAATGGGCGTGGTCCCAGCTGCAGGCCTATTGCGTGGGAAAAAGATCGACCAGTGGGTAGCCGATAGCTGTTAATGGATAAGTGTGGCTAAAAAAGCGGGaaggatcagatcagatcagttGGCAATTTTTCCCACAGCATTCAAAGTGTGCAGTCTGGGAGATATACGCAAGCTGCGAGATATCGCTGAGATCATGCCCGGGGACGGATGGAACCGAGATATGACCGGCACAAAGTGCAGGTAACAGCAGCAAACAAACAGACCTCTGGGTTGCGGTTACTGCTAGAAAGAAAAACATGAAGAAGGGCTACGAGATTACAAGACGATTATGACTACACGGGCGACAAATTGAAAGATGCCATGGCGGCTGGGAAAGCCATAGAAACGTGGCCATGACACCCGGGATGCGCTTCGCTGGCTTAACTGAGAGAGTGTGGGGGAGAGGAACAGTGGGGGAAGAATAGTGTAGAGTCGGTTATGTAAGCTTGCACAAACCGGAGACAGCTGGTGACAAATGAAAGAGCTAAGAACGGAAGCTCCATATgtgtttgtgctgtgtgttGGTGTGTATGAACCACAACAGCACTAAAGTGTATCTGTACCTACATCTACGTATCTTTAGCTGCGGCTTTTAGTTACACTCTGTGTCTCAGTCCACAATGGTTTAATGAACCCTGCCAACAAACAGCAGCGAAAACATATAATTGTGGATATGTGAAATGATTTTTTGACGGCCAGAGACAAACATAACTTCTTTCTCTCATTctttattattgttattacaagaattttttataaagtggCTGTGAATGTGGGTGTTTTGGCTGGTCTTTGATAGTTGTAGTTTCGCAGGTTAACAAACTTCTAAGTGCCCCGACTGGGTGCCTTGCATGCAGTCGAGAGATTCTCTTATTCGTTTTAGCTTTTTGTGAGTTCCCCTGATTTCTGTGGTTGTCATAATGGTATCCATAACGAGGCCTGGATGGATATGGAGCTGCCGTGCGGCTGCCATTCAGATTAATTA
This region of Drosophila miranda strain MSH22 chromosome 2, D.miranda_PacBio2.1, whole genome shotgun sequence genomic DNA includes:
- the LOC108157693 gene encoding uncharacterized protein LOC108157693, which translates into the protein MADSRERIRGPSRDGREFLTSPRQVLRRLMLLSEGRQYREAAGVVGRLGPSVLRSVIAELPLDLLLEHLPHSAYLLESFFTRMTTLNTTPKPDVPSETVAWQLVRLFANPHESGLRQRCTKLLQALAQYEPNLQQSLHERRRNFDNAVQGLGVHGLTTDASGQLISLHVALKTELQRHVDTYKMAIHKLEELSMVTINQDPAHSSHQRLLAINYGDIQQRLIDNKTLLTMLDKPTLKQLQTLVENLSTRVENDKEVLSCVGQVKRLDAQAHVEKRPAAGLLMNFSRGCEVVLHMMGPESVPPSPLAIAKVPVTAGGSSCSDGYHSDDSASDDGSEMVSLYRNQYIENRADALEALDSLPQLKHAHSLKGKILFSMIVLSFRLCHAMRERKVMEVRRVLNCALDSSSESTLALDRAVRHHLHETTDSFPLGEIERSVFNQVLSTLHEYPCLESCPPLTHYVSACVRLAWRMINQKAPYYLDMDFNLGFLRPEKHERHPKSDRRSDLIKAFLWPALMQNNQCAFKAVVAT
- the LOC108157694 gene encoding uncharacterized protein LOC108157694, which codes for MCCWCARVYWTVLHNLFARFLGSIEEQNCCRCCAGYQRQASDDDDVDVDVGKQVSDTDDEPQQQPQRDYVTADDTEANYSEIEEHNIETEAYYFTVDRPIAERMLAGREDGACLVRPFKTTDVCIKYIVSICVGDQFYHLFVRQIDRRQRFAIGQKKLHERIFASPREIVDFYSEHPLLCTNKSQSQCVRLTPISYA